The Methylomagnum ishizawai genome has a window encoding:
- a CDS encoding DUF669 domain-containing protein produces the protein MSNYPEYEDDFDFGTNMADVDENAGGGYGPMPAGKYGMQAVEVAVKDGKDPRNGKMVAVTFQVVDGSNNRKIFENYCLQHTNDTTKRIAEQAVKQWMKACGYTGNERLTAGLLKTLEGREFTAHVIVEKSRDPQYGDRNRIRQFEPSGGYAPQQSSRPAPAPQQRPAPVPPQQRPAPAPQQQRPAPAQYQDPRQAAPSPQPQPAQAAIPPRPTGGKPWERRA, from the coding sequence ATGAGCAACTATCCAGAATATGAAGACGATTTCGATTTCGGCACCAATATGGCCGATGTCGATGAAAACGCGGGGGGCGGCTATGGCCCCATGCCAGCCGGTAAGTATGGGATGCAAGCCGTCGAGGTGGCGGTCAAGGACGGCAAAGACCCGCGCAACGGCAAGATGGTGGCCGTCACCTTCCAAGTGGTGGACGGCTCCAACAACCGCAAGATTTTCGAGAACTACTGCTTGCAGCATACCAACGACACCACCAAGCGGATCGCCGAACAGGCGGTCAAGCAATGGATGAAGGCGTGCGGCTATACCGGCAACGAACGCCTCACCGCCGGGCTGTTGAAGACCCTGGAAGGCCGCGAATTCACGGCCCACGTCATCGTCGAAAAAAGCCGCGACCCGCAGTACGGCGACCGCAACCGCATCCGCCAGTTCGAGCCCTCCGGCGGATACGCCCCCCAGCAATCCAGCCGGCCGGCCCCCGCCCCCCAACAGCGCCCCGCGCCGGTCCCCCCGCAGCAGCGGCCCGCCCCGGCTCCCCAGCAACAACGCCCGGCCCCGGCGCAATACCAGGACCCCCGCCAGGCCGCGCCCAGTCCACAGCCCCAGCCCGCCCAAGCCGCCATTCCGCCCCGCCCCACCGGCGGCAAGCCCTGGGAACGCCGCGCATAA
- the rdgC gene encoding recombination-associated protein RdgC, whose protein sequence is MFFKNLLLFLFTESLSPNLADLEERLQQRRFQGCGSLELSHIGWVPPVGKGDSAPLVHATNGFLMVCLRREEKILPASVVNEVLADRVEEIESRRGTPVRRKEKDALRDEVMQDLLPRAFVHSKRAYAYIDPKGGWLVVDSASAKKADELTGLLRQCLGSLPIVPFATMQRPSVLMTSWLGEDGPPTGVTLDTDAELRSPEEDGGTVRCRNHDLGAPEIQNHLEAGKEAVKLALTYQDRLSLVLDESLTIKRLRFLDLVQEKAAEVDTDDPAERFDADFAVMALELAEFLPALAGMFGGANVEGVK, encoded by the coding sequence ATGTTCTTCAAAAACCTCCTGTTATTTCTGTTCACCGAATCCTTATCCCCAAATCTTGCCGACCTTGAAGAGCGCCTCCAACAGCGCCGTTTCCAAGGCTGCGGAAGCCTGGAACTCTCCCATATCGGATGGGTTCCGCCCGTGGGGAAAGGTGATTCCGCGCCCCTGGTCCACGCCACCAACGGTTTCCTGATGGTCTGCCTGCGCCGGGAGGAAAAGATCCTTCCGGCCAGCGTGGTGAACGAGGTGCTGGCCGACCGGGTGGAAGAGATCGAATCCCGGCGTGGAACCCCGGTGCGGCGCAAGGAGAAGGACGCGCTGCGCGACGAGGTGATGCAGGACTTGCTGCCGCGGGCCTTCGTCCACAGCAAGCGGGCCTACGCCTACATCGATCCCAAGGGCGGGTGGTTGGTGGTGGACAGCGCCAGCGCCAAGAAGGCCGACGAGCTCACCGGCCTGTTGCGGCAATGCCTGGGCAGCCTGCCCATCGTGCCGTTCGCCACGATGCAACGGCCCAGCGTCTTGATGACAAGCTGGCTGGGCGAGGACGGGCCACCCACCGGCGTCACCCTGGACACCGATGCCGAATTGCGTTCCCCGGAAGAGGATGGCGGCACCGTGCGCTGCCGCAATCACGACCTGGGCGCACCGGAAATCCAGAACCACCTTGAGGCCGGGAAGGAAGCCGTGAAATTGGCCCTGACCTATCAGGATCGCCTCAGCCTGGTGCTGGACGAAAGCTTGACCATCAAGCGCCTGCGGTTCCTCGACCTGGTGCAAGAGAAGGCGGCGGAGGTGGACACGGACGATCCGGCGGAACGGTTCGATGCCGATTTCGCGGTAATGGCGCTGGAACTGGCGGAGTTCCTTCCGGCGCTGGCGGGGATGTTCGGGGGGGCGAATGTGGAGGGGGTTAAATGA
- a CDS encoding phosphatidylglycerophosphatase A family protein, producing the protein MNISPGPSTPKAKSRLRIPARQVFGDPYCFLAFGFGSGLAPVAPGTFGTLAAVPVYALVAGLAFPAYAGLVLGLFAAGVPICQRCERRLGIHDHSGIVWDEIVGFLITMGGVPFSWPAVVLGFALFRLFDVLKPWPISRLDREVAGGFGVMLDDALAGVFAAGGLHLLLPYVNA; encoded by the coding sequence ATGAACATTTCTCCCGGACCTAGCACCCCCAAGGCCAAATCTCGCCTACGTATCCCGGCCCGGCAGGTGTTCGGCGATCCTTATTGCTTCCTAGCGTTCGGCTTCGGTTCGGGACTGGCCCCGGTCGCGCCCGGAACCTTCGGCACCTTGGCGGCGGTTCCGGTCTACGCGCTGGTGGCGGGCTTGGCGTTCCCGGCCTATGCGGGGCTGGTGCTGGGCTTGTTCGCGGCGGGCGTGCCGATTTGTCAGCGTTGCGAGCGGCGCTTGGGGATACACGATCATTCCGGCATCGTCTGGGACGAGATCGTGGGTTTTTTGATTACGATGGGCGGGGTACCGTTTTCATGGCCGGCGGTGGTGTTGGGTTTCGCGCTGTTCCGGTTGTTCGATGTGCTGAAACCCTGGCCGATTTCGCGGCTGGACCGGGAAGTGGCGGGCGGGTTCGGGGTGATGCTGGACGATGCGCTGGCCGGGGTGTTCGCGGCTGGCGGCTTGCACCTGCTATTGCCCTACGTAAACGCTTGA
- a CDS encoding DUF488 family protein, with the protein MSADTGKTLYTAGYGAGWTVEALDAAMRERHAVLVDTRLVPFSRKPGWGRDALSAHFGPRRYVHIKALGNLNYRGGPVELADAGEGIESLAARLAEPGIDAVVLLCGCRDVRTCHRKVVAELAAERLGDRFALRIEHLEPPVSASPGWKCLSIRQPWAWAILHGGKDIENRSWKTDYRGPVLIHAAKTLTQAEYTGACLDIGIMAPRLDVPRHEDLERGGIVGAARIVDCVDRSESPWFGGGFGFVLADPRPLPFLPLTGRLGLFEVREADLAPIAAALVRANYREIELERMA; encoded by the coding sequence ATGAGCGCAGATACCGGGAAAACCCTCTACACCGCCGGTTACGGCGCGGGCTGGACGGTGGAAGCCCTGGACGCCGCGATGCGGGAACGGCACGCCGTCCTGGTCGATACCCGGCTGGTGCCGTTCAGCCGCAAGCCGGGATGGGGCCGCGACGCCCTGTCCGCCCATTTCGGCCCGCGCCGGTACGTCCACATCAAGGCGCTCGGCAACCTCAACTATAGGGGCGGGCCGGTCGAACTGGCCGACGCCGGGGAAGGCATCGAAAGCCTCGCGGCCCGCCTGGCGGAACCGGGCATCGACGCCGTGGTCCTGCTGTGCGGCTGCCGGGACGTGCGGACCTGCCACCGCAAGGTGGTCGCCGAACTCGCCGCCGAGCGGTTAGGGGACCGCTTCGCCCTCCGCATCGAACACCTGGAACCGCCCGTCTCGGCCTCGCCCGGCTGGAAATGCCTCTCCATCCGCCAGCCCTGGGCCTGGGCCATCCTCCACGGCGGCAAGGACATCGAGAACCGCTCCTGGAAAACCGATTATCGCGGCCCGGTCCTGATCCATGCGGCGAAAACCTTGACCCAGGCCGAGTACACGGGCGCTTGCCTCGACATCGGCATCATGGCACCGCGCCTCGACGTGCCCCGCCATGAGGATTTGGAGCGCGGCGGCATCGTCGGCGCGGCCCGCATCGTGGATTGCGTGGACAGGTCGGAATCGCCCTGGTTCGGCGGCGGGTTCGGCTTCGTGCTGGCCGATCCCCGCCCCCTGCCGTTCCTGCCGCTTACAGGGCGGCTGGGCTTGTTCGAGGTGCGCGAGGCCGACCTTGCCCCCATCGCCGCCGCCCTGGTCCGGGCCAATTACCGTGAGATCGAGTTGGAGCGTATGGCATGA
- the thiL gene encoding thiamine-phosphate kinase: MALGEFDLIRRFFTRQPVRHASTALGVGDDCALLRCAAGAELAVTVDTLVSGVHFLPEVEPDSLGHKALAVNLSDLAAMGAEPRWATLALTLPGIDEGWLAAFARGLFALAERHGVEIVGGDTTRGPLSITIQAMGWVPEGRALRRSGARPGDGVYVSGPIGSAGLGLKQRLGQTEFQDAAALARLERPEPRVALGLQLRGLASACIDVSDGLAADLGHILAASNVGATLDCAALPLADGVARYIATTGDWAMPLGAGDDYELCFTVPEDRRDELARRLAGAGLAAFPIGRIEAEPGLRLLKEGRLIDLNPSGYEHFSRT; this comes from the coding sequence GTGGCCTTGGGCGAATTCGACCTGATCCGGCGTTTTTTCACCCGCCAGCCGGTCCGCCACGCGAGTACGGCGCTGGGCGTCGGCGACGATTGCGCCTTGCTGCGCTGCGCGGCGGGCGCGGAACTGGCGGTGACGGTGGATACCCTGGTGTCCGGGGTGCATTTCCTGCCGGAGGTCGAACCGGACAGCCTGGGTCACAAGGCGCTGGCGGTGAACCTCAGCGATTTGGCGGCGATGGGCGCGGAACCGCGCTGGGCCACCCTGGCCCTGACCTTGCCGGGGATTGACGAGGGGTGGCTGGCGGCGTTCGCGCGCGGTTTGTTCGCCCTGGCCGAACGGCATGGCGTCGAGATCGTCGGCGGCGACACCACCCGTGGACCGTTGTCCATCACGATCCAGGCCATGGGTTGGGTGCCGGAAGGGCGGGCCTTGCGCCGCTCCGGGGCGCGGCCCGGCGATGGCGTCTATGTGAGCGGACCTATCGGCTCGGCGGGATTGGGCCTCAAACAGCGCCTGGGCCAGACCGAGTTCCAAGACGCCGCGGCCCTGGCCCGGTTGGAACGGCCCGAACCACGGGTCGCGCTGGGCCTCCAACTGCGCGGGCTGGCTTCGGCCTGCATCGACGTCTCCGATGGACTCGCCGCCGACCTGGGCCATATCCTCGCGGCCAGCAATGTGGGCGCGACGCTCGACTGCGCCGCCCTGCCGTTGGCCGACGGGGTGGCGCGCTATATCGCCACGACTGGAGATTGGGCCATGCCCTTGGGCGCGGGCGACGATTACGAATTGTGCTTCACCGTCCCGGAGGACAGGCGGGACGAGCTGGCGCGGCGTCTGGCCGGGGCCGGCCTGGCCGCGTTCCCCATCGGGCGCATCGAAGCGGAACCGGGCTTGCGGCTCCTGAAGGAGGGCCGCCTTATCGATCTGAACCCAAGTGGCTATGAACATTTCTCCCGGACCTAG
- a CDS encoding DEAD/DEAH box helicase: MTQKKITLRDYQRWALDKLYEWFADNPEGNPIVSACVGAGKSILIAALCQEAVEWDSRNRSRILVIVPSKELAEQNLEKLVELCPDLGIGVLSASLGRKQYSHRDDVVIGTPGTIVKVAEKLGFFDLILCDEAHLINPKDAGMYREIIRKLKTNNHYLRVVGWTGTAFRGNGIWLTEGDEALFTDIAASVGMKELLKKGFLAPLVIGATATQVSGDGLRTASGDYVVSELAQRLDRDELTEKIVGEIVEQGRDRKKWLVFCVTVAHAEHMAAEFKRRGIVSAVVSEKTPKAEREALIKGFKLGRVKALCNVACLTTGFDVPDLDLIALVRNTKSPVLYVQICGRGMRIAGKDIEESIRNGKADCLWLDFTDTTALLGPVDDIKGRPAPQKKNPEERGAPLKPCPGCGAVNPAGATHCKTCGTAFPPPAPTLNTVASQAAILTATGPRLETFPVDGISYQSLVSNKNGKPYLQILFQSDLSYFRINLFLEHEGYARDKSIGQWKELTTPPTEPRDVVDAVQRIRRGEVGFKDVESITVDMVSKWKDIAKVNYRREAEAA, encoded by the coding sequence ATGACCCAGAAAAAAATAACGCTACGCGACTACCAGCGTTGGGCGCTGGATAAGCTCTACGAATGGTTCGCCGACAACCCGGAGGGAAACCCCATCGTTTCGGCCTGCGTGGGCGCGGGCAAATCGATCCTCATCGCCGCCCTGTGCCAGGAGGCCGTGGAATGGGATTCCCGCAACAGGAGCCGGATCCTGGTGATCGTCCCGTCCAAGGAATTGGCGGAGCAAAACCTGGAGAAGCTGGTGGAACTGTGCCCGGACCTGGGGATAGGCGTGCTGTCCGCCAGCCTGGGGCGCAAGCAATACAGCCACCGGGACGACGTGGTGATCGGCACGCCCGGCACTATCGTCAAGGTGGCGGAAAAGCTCGGGTTCTTCGACCTGATCCTGTGCGACGAGGCCCACCTCATCAACCCCAAGGACGCGGGGATGTACCGGGAAATCATCCGCAAGCTGAAAACCAACAACCACTACCTGCGGGTGGTGGGCTGGACCGGGACGGCGTTCCGGGGCAATGGCATCTGGCTCACCGAGGGCGACGAAGCCCTGTTCACCGACATCGCGGCCAGCGTGGGCATGAAGGAATTGCTCAAGAAAGGATTCCTCGCGCCCCTGGTGATCGGCGCCACCGCCACCCAGGTTTCCGGCGACGGCCTCCGCACGGCGAGCGGCGACTACGTGGTGTCGGAGCTGGCCCAGCGCCTGGACCGCGACGAACTCACGGAAAAAATCGTCGGCGAGATCGTGGAACAGGGCCGGGACCGCAAGAAATGGCTGGTGTTCTGCGTCACCGTGGCCCACGCCGAACACATGGCCGCCGAGTTCAAGCGGCGCGGCATCGTGTCCGCCGTCGTCAGCGAGAAGACCCCCAAGGCCGAACGGGAAGCCCTCATCAAGGGCTTCAAGCTCGGGCGCGTCAAGGCGCTGTGCAACGTCGCCTGCCTCACCACCGGCTTCGACGTGCCCGACCTGGATTTGATCGCCCTGGTCCGCAACACCAAATCCCCCGTGCTGTACGTGCAAATCTGCGGCAGGGGGATGCGCATCGCGGGCAAGGACATCGAGGAATCCATCCGCAACGGCAAGGCCGACTGCCTGTGGCTCGACTTCACCGACACCACGGCCCTGCTCGGCCCGGTGGACGACATCAAGGGCCGTCCGGCCCCGCAGAAAAAGAACCCGGAAGAGCGCGGCGCACCGCTCAAGCCCTGCCCCGGATGCGGGGCCGTCAACCCGGCGGGCGCGACCCATTGCAAGACCTGCGGCACGGCCTTCCCGCCGCCCGCCCCCACCCTCAACACCGTGGCCTCCCAGGCCGCCATCCTGACGGCGACCGGCCCGCGCCTGGAAACCTTCCCGGTCGATGGCATTTCCTATCAATCCCTCGTTTCCAACAAAAACGGCAAACCCTATCTACAAATCCTGTTCCAAAGCGACCTGTCGTATTTCCGCATCAACCTCTTCCTGGAACACGAAGGCTATGCGCGGGATAAATCCATCGGGCAATGGAAGGAATTGACCACGCCCCCCACCGAACCCCGCGATGTGGTGGATGCCGTCCAGCGGATCCGGCGCGGCGAAGTGGGGTTCAAGGACGTGGAATCGATCACGGTGGATATGGTTTCCAAATGGAAGGACATCGCCAAGGTGAATTATCGGCGGGAAGCGGAGGCGGCGTAA
- the nusB gene encoding transcription antitermination factor NusB — MSNPRTLARRCATQALYQWQMAQGNLADIEAQFLEELAVARELSRRFHAGQVLTVAERDTLEESLEKYCRSRPEEEGEGDALESIALEALLPQCCAPDIHEGYFKELLHEVPARIDVIDAAIGEFSDRPVHELGPVERAILRLGAYELMFKPELPYRVAVNEGINLAKQFGASQSHKFVNGLMDKLARKHRAAEFGRRVQR; from the coding sequence ATGAGCAACCCACGCACCCTGGCCCGGCGCTGCGCTACCCAGGCCTTGTATCAATGGCAGATGGCCCAGGGCAATCTGGCCGACATCGAGGCGCAATTCCTGGAGGAACTGGCGGTGGCGCGGGAGTTGTCGCGCCGTTTCCACGCCGGGCAGGTCTTGACCGTGGCCGAACGCGACACGCTGGAAGAGTCCTTGGAAAAATATTGCCGCTCCCGGCCCGAGGAAGAAGGCGAGGGCGACGCCCTGGAATCCATCGCCCTGGAAGCCCTGCTGCCCCAGTGCTGCGCCCCGGATATCCATGAAGGCTATTTCAAGGAATTGCTGCACGAGGTGCCGGCCCGGATCGATGTCATCGACGCCGCGATAGGCGAATTCTCCGACCGCCCGGTCCACGAGCTCGGCCCGGTGGAACGGGCCATCTTGCGGCTGGGCGCGTATGAGCTGATGTTCAAGCCCGAATTGCCCTACCGGGTGGCGGTCAACGAAGGCATCAACCTCGCCAAGCAATTCGGGGCCAGCCAGAGCCACAAATTCGTGAACGGCCTGATGGACAAGCTGGCCCGTAAGCATCGGGCGGCGGAATTCGGTCGCCGGGTGCAACGCTAG
- the ribH gene encoding 6,7-dimethyl-8-ribityllumazine synthase: MNDIKTYEGQLLIHGAKFCIVASRFNSFIVDQLVGGAVDALLRHGAKHADIDLVKAPGAYELPLAVQKVAETGRYHAIVAVGAVIRGSTPHFDYVAGECVKGMATVSLKHGLPVAFGVLTVDTIEQAIERAGTKAGNKGAEAALSAVEMVNLLREIDAG; encoded by the coding sequence ATGAACGACATCAAAACCTACGAAGGCCAACTCCTCATCCACGGCGCGAAATTCTGCATCGTGGCCTCGCGCTTCAATAGCTTCATCGTCGATCAACTGGTCGGCGGCGCGGTGGACGCCTTGCTGCGCCACGGGGCCAAGCACGCCGATATCGATCTGGTCAAAGCTCCCGGTGCCTATGAATTGCCGCTGGCGGTGCAGAAGGTCGCCGAAACCGGGCGCTACCACGCCATCGTCGCCGTGGGCGCGGTGATCCGGGGTTCGACCCCGCATTTCGACTACGTGGCGGGCGAATGCGTGAAGGGCATGGCGACCGTGTCCCTCAAGCACGGCCTGCCGGTGGCCTTCGGCGTCCTGACCGTGGACACCATCGAACAGGCCATCGAGCGGGCCGGCACCAAGGCCGGCAACAAAGGGGCCGAGGCGGCGCTGTCCGCCGTGGAAATGGTCAACCTGCTGCGCGAGATCGACGCCGGATGA